One part of the Calypte anna isolate BGI_N300 chromosome 14, bCalAnn1_v1.p, whole genome shotgun sequence genome encodes these proteins:
- the NT5M gene encoding 5'(3')-deoxyribonucleotidase, mitochondrial, with protein MIFLSCFLHLRPRRCSPLAGLGRVGSPPAGSRRALRVLVDMDGVLADFEGGFLKKFRARYPDKPYIALEDRRGFWVSEQYGRLGPELREKAISIWESKNFFIELDPLPGAVEAVKQMANLADTDVFICTSPIKKYRYCPYEKYAWVEKHFGPEFLEQIVLTRDKTVVSADLLIDDRPDIVGAELNPTWEHVLFTACHNKHLQLKPPSRRLQSWTDDWKAILDSKRLPPSQDT; from the exons ATGattttcctgagctgcttcttGCACCTCCGGCCTCGGCGCTGCAGCCccttggcagggctgggcagggtgggCAGCCCCCCGGCGGGGTCCCGCAGGGCTTTGCGGGTGCTGGTGGACATGGACGGGGTGCTGGCTGACTTCGAGGGAGGCTTCCTCAAGAAGTTCAGGGCCAGGTACCCAGACAAACCCTACATTGCCCTGGAGGACCGGAGGGGCTTCTGGGTGTCGGAGCAATACGGGCGCCTGGGACCCGAGCTGCGT GAGAAAGCCATCAGCATCTGGGAATCCAAAAACTTCTTCATCGAGCTGGACCCACTCCCTGGGGCTGTGGAAGCTGTGAAGCAAATGGCAAATTTGGCAGA CACCGATGTGTTCATCTGCACAAGCCCCATCAAGAAGTACCGGTACTGCCCCTATGAGAAG TATGCCTGGGTGGAGAAGCATTTTGGCCCCGAGTTTCTCGAGCAGATCGTTTTGACACGAGACAAGACAGTGGTTTCTGCTGATCTGCTCATAGATGACAGACCTGATATAGTTG GGGCTGAGTTGAACCCCACCTGGGAGCATGTGCTCTTCACAGCCTGCCACAACAAGCACCTGCAGCTGAAGCCCCCCAGCCGCCGGCTGCAGTCCTGGACTGATGACTGGAAAGCCATTCTGGACAGCAAACGCCTGCCACCCAGCCAGGACACCTAA